Proteins encoded by one window of Rubidibacter lacunae KORDI 51-2:
- the tpiA gene encoding triose-phosphate isomerase, producing MRKIVIAGNWKMHQTQADSREYLQAFLPQLENTPEARGIVLCAPFTSLVAMSKALHGSRIHLGAQNLHWEDSGAYTGEISGEMLTEIGTRYVITGHSERRQYFGETDETVNLRTLAAQRHGLTPILCVGETKQQRDADETEAVIVEQLLRDLVDVDQTRLVIAYEPIWAIGTGDTCDAIEADRVIGIIRKQLDNPEVPIQYGGSVKPGNIDEIMAQPQIDGALVGGASLKPESFARIANYES from the coding sequence GTGCGGAAGATTGTCATCGCCGGAAATTGGAAAATGCACCAGACGCAGGCAGACTCGCGCGAGTACCTGCAAGCGTTTTTGCCACAGTTGGAAAACACACCTGAAGCGCGCGGGATCGTTCTGTGCGCTCCCTTTACCTCGCTCGTCGCGATGTCGAAAGCCCTTCACGGCTCTCGCATCCACCTCGGCGCTCAGAACCTCCATTGGGAAGATTCGGGAGCATACACGGGTGAGATCTCCGGCGAGATGCTAACCGAAATCGGAACGCGTTACGTCATCACCGGTCACAGCGAACGCCGCCAATACTTCGGCGAGACGGATGAGACTGTTAACCTCCGCACGCTTGCCGCCCAACGCCACGGGCTAACGCCGATTCTTTGTGTTGGCGAAACCAAGCAACAGCGCGACGCGGACGAAACTGAAGCGGTGATCGTCGAGCAGCTTCTGCGCGACTTAGTAGACGTAGACCAAACGCGGCTCGTGATTGCTTACGAGCCGATTTGGGCGATTGGAACTGGCGACACCTGCGATGCCATCGAAGCCGATCGCGTTATCGGTATCATCCGCAAGCAACTCGACAACCCCGAGGTCCCGATTCAGTACGGCGGTTCGGTGAAACCGGGGAATATCGACGAGATTATGGCTCAACCCCAAATCGACGGGGCACTCGTCGGCGGTGCCAGTCTCAAGCCCGAATCCTTCGCCCGCATCGCCAACTACGAATCGTGA
- the tmk gene encoding dTMP kinase has translation METGDRRGTFIVFEGTEGGGKSTQLQLARDWLERSRLLDNSDIVVTREPGGTALGRALRQLILTDGDTAPHDRAELLLYAADRAQHVATAILPALERGATVLCDRFTGSTIAYQGYGRGLDLDTIDTLNRIATVGLRADLTLWLDVSLEVGRERARARSSPDRMERNQQDFYARVRQGYAHFAATDPERVVRVDANGGIDDVHARIRAILSDRLARRPL, from the coding sequence ATGGAGACAGGCGATCGACGCGGCACGTTCATTGTCTTTGAGGGCACTGAAGGGGGCGGCAAGTCCACCCAGCTGCAGCTCGCTCGCGACTGGCTGGAGCGATCGCGCCTGCTGGATAATTCGGATATCGTCGTCACGCGCGAGCCAGGCGGAACGGCACTCGGACGGGCATTGCGCCAATTGATTTTGACCGATGGCGACACGGCACCACACGATCGCGCCGAGTTGCTATTGTACGCAGCCGATCGCGCCCAGCACGTTGCCACGGCGATCTTACCGGCACTCGAACGCGGGGCGACAGTACTCTGCGATCGTTTTACGGGGTCGACGATTGCCTACCAAGGCTACGGTCGCGGCCTCGACCTCGATACGATCGATACCCTCAATCGCATTGCAACCGTCGGGCTGAGAGCAGATCTGACGTTGTGGCTCGACGTAAGTTTAGAGGTGGGACGGGAACGCGCGCGTGCGCGGAGCAGCCCCGATCGAATGGAGCGCAACCAGCAAGATTTTTATGCGCGCGTACGTCAAGGTTACGCGCATTTTGCTGCGACCGATCCCGAGCGCGTGGTTCGCGTGGATGCAAACGGCGGGATTGATGACGTACACGCTAGAATCCGTGCCATCCTAAGCGATCGCCTGGCGCGCAGGCCGCTCTAA
- a CDS encoding glucose-1-phosphate adenylyltransferase, which produces MKRVLGIILGGGAGTRLYPLTKLRAKPAVPLAGKYRLIDIPISNCINSDIHKIYVLTQYNSASLNRHISRAYNNFSPFSDSFVEVLAAQQTRESPSWFQGTADAVRQYLWLIEEWDVDEYIILSGDHLYRMDYAHFIRHHRQTGADITLSVVPVDERRASSFGLMKIDNSGSIVDFSEKPKGDALRQMRVDTALLGLDPDEAQKSPYIASMGIYVFKKEVLASLLRDNSEQTDFGKEIIPQAAANFNVQAYLFKGYWEDIGTIESFYRANIGLTQQPMPPFSFYDKDAPIYTRSRFLPPTKLLNCQVTESIIGEGCILKDCQISHSVLGVRSRVESGCSIEDTLLMGNDFYETSGERDSSAQAGTIPVGIGQNTTIRRAIVDKNARIGRDVLIVNKDRIEESAREDEGFYIRSGIVTILKNAVIADGTTI; this is translated from the coding sequence GTGAAACGAGTACTGGGAATCATACTTGGAGGTGGAGCGGGCACGCGCCTGTATCCCCTGACGAAGTTGCGCGCCAAGCCTGCCGTCCCGCTCGCAGGTAAGTATCGCTTGATCGATATTCCGATCAGTAACTGCATCAATTCTGACATCCACAAAATCTACGTTCTCACGCAATACAACTCGGCATCTCTCAATCGCCACATTAGCCGCGCTTACAACAACTTCTCGCCCTTTTCCGATAGCTTTGTCGAGGTTCTAGCCGCCCAGCAAACCCGCGAAAGCCCCAGTTGGTTTCAGGGAACAGCGGACGCCGTGCGCCAATATCTCTGGCTGATCGAGGAATGGGATGTCGACGAATACATCATCCTCTCCGGCGATCACCTATACCGCATGGATTACGCGCACTTCATCCGCCATCACCGCCAGACAGGTGCAGACATTACCCTGTCGGTCGTTCCGGTAGATGAGCGCCGCGCGTCAAGCTTTGGATTGATGAAAATCGACAACTCCGGTAGCATCGTCGATTTCAGCGAGAAGCCTAAAGGCGACGCCCTTCGGCAAATGCGCGTCGATACAGCATTGCTCGGACTCGATCCCGACGAAGCGCAGAAAAGCCCTTACATTGCCTCAATGGGCATCTACGTTTTTAAGAAAGAAGTGCTGGCTTCGCTGCTGCGGGACAATTCGGAGCAAACGGACTTCGGGAAGGAAATCATTCCTCAGGCAGCAGCGAACTTCAACGTGCAAGCGTACCTTTTCAAGGGGTACTGGGAAGACATCGGTACGATCGAATCGTTCTACCGCGCCAACATCGGGTTGACCCAGCAACCGATGCCACCCTTCAGCTTCTACGACAAAGACGCGCCAATCTATACGCGATCGCGCTTCCTGCCGCCGACGAAGCTGCTTAACTGCCAGGTGACGGAGTCCATCATTGGCGAGGGCTGCATTCTGAAGGACTGCCAGATCAGCCACTCGGTCTTGGGCGTGCGCTCGCGGGTTGAGTCGGGGTGCTCGATCGAAGATACTTTGCTCATGGGCAACGACTTCTACGAGACCTCTGGCGAGCGCGATTCGAGCGCGCAAGCTGGTACGATTCCGGTCGGGATCGGGCAGAACACCACCATCCGCCGTGCAATCGTCGATAAGAACGCTCGCATCGGCCGCGATGTGCTGATCGTGAATAAGGATCGTATTGAAGAATCCGCTCGCGAGGATGAAGGATTCTACATCCGTAGCGGTATCGTTACGATTCTGAAGAACGCTGTCATTGCCGACGGTACGACGATCTAG
- the gshA gene encoding glutamate--cysteine ligase has translation MLLSKGFEIEIYTGTPAGEIVGLSDRIVAGLPGFVREPDSRNVEYTTAPLYDYDRLLCALVRPRMHLRSYLQHLGNYTLVPGSTLSLGSSDRFYRSDPSNPYHEYIERTYGTRVVTASVHMNIGVADPEQLMRAYRLARVEAPLYLALSASSPFLDGRATGYHSTRWGLFPQTPARVPLFVSHQHYIDWTEEQLVLGTMQNVRHLWLSARPNGDCRPYKLNRLELRICDLVVDPIALLAIAALLEARVVQLLGEPDLDPLTASKFDADAILDLIAANEQAVARDSLDADLQHWQDGRYLSARDWIAELYPQAAEIARQGGYLCFLSPLKKLLREGNAAQRWLHQYASGSAPQAIVAGAIRNAEQHERELESKLCPQLMAA, from the coding sequence GTGCTGCTCTCCAAGGGCTTCGAAATCGAAATCTATACCGGTACGCCTGCTGGCGAGATCGTCGGGCTCTCCGATCGCATCGTCGCCGGCCTCCCGGGCTTTGTTCGCGAGCCGGATAGCCGCAATGTCGAATACACGACTGCCCCGCTTTACGACTACGATCGCCTGCTGTGTGCCTTAGTGCGCCCGCGCATGCATCTGCGCTCTTATTTGCAGCACCTCGGCAACTACACGCTGGTACCCGGCAGTACCTTGTCCCTCGGCAGCAGCGATCGCTTCTATCGCTCCGACCCCAGCAATCCTTACCACGAATATATCGAACGCACGTACGGCACCCGCGTCGTGACCGCGAGCGTGCACATGAATATTGGCGTTGCCGATCCCGAGCAGTTGATGCGTGCCTACCGGCTCGCGCGCGTGGAAGCTCCCTTATACTTAGCACTGAGCGCGTCGTCGCCTTTCCTAGACGGTCGAGCTACCGGCTATCACTCCACTCGCTGGGGTCTGTTTCCCCAAACCCCCGCCCGCGTGCCGCTGTTTGTCAGCCACCAACATTACATCGACTGGACCGAGGAGCAACTGGTCCTCGGCACCATGCAAAACGTGCGCCATCTGTGGCTGTCGGCGCGCCCGAACGGCGACTGCCGTCCTTACAAACTCAACCGTTTGGAACTGCGCATTTGCGACTTAGTTGTCGATCCGATTGCGCTGCTGGCGATCGCGGCATTACTCGAAGCTCGCGTCGTTCAACTGCTCGGCGAGCCCGATTTAGATCCCCTGACGGCGAGCAAATTCGACGCCGATGCAATCCTCGACCTTATTGCCGCGAACGAACAGGCAGTCGCCCGTGACAGCCTCGATGCCGATCTCCAGCACTGGCAGGACGGTCGCTACCTCAGCGCTCGCGACTGGATTGCCGAGCTGTATCCGCAGGCCGCCGAAATCGCTCGCCAAGGCGGTTACCTGTGTTTTCTGTCTCCCCTGAAGAAACTTCTGCGCGAGGGGAACGCTGCCCAACGGTGGCTGCACCAATACGCCAGTGGTAGCGCGCCGCAAGCAATTGTCGCCGGCGCTATCCGCAATGCCGAGCAACACGAGCGGGAATTGGAAAGCAAGCTCTGTCCGCAGCTAATGGCTGCCTAG
- a CDS encoding tRNA (cytidine(34)-2'-O)-methyltransferase: MRAFVPRVVLVHPQIPPNTGNVARTCAAMRTELHLVSPLGFELSDRYLKRAGLDYWPFVELYCHDNWEAFLAVSRVHGGRLIGFSTSGRHLYTHIAFRDDDWLLFGSESSGLPARTLAICDATAYIAMAEPGVRSLNLSVSAAVGLLEARRQLGHLDARPPADND, translated from the coding sequence ATGCGCGCTTTCGTGCCTAGAGTCGTCCTCGTTCATCCGCAGATTCCCCCCAATACGGGCAACGTCGCTCGCACCTGTGCGGCGATGCGTACGGAACTGCACCTCGTCAGTCCGCTTGGCTTCGAACTCAGCGATCGGTATCTTAAACGTGCTGGGCTGGATTACTGGCCCTTCGTAGAACTGTACTGTCACGACAACTGGGAAGCATTCCTGGCTGTCAGTCGAGTGCATGGCGGTCGGCTCATTGGCTTCAGCACCTCGGGTCGGCACTTATACACTCACATCGCGTTTCGCGACGATGACTGGCTGCTCTTCGGGAGCGAAAGTTCGGGTTTGCCCGCCCGCACGCTTGCTATATGCGATGCCACTGCTTATATCGCCATGGCCGAGCCAGGCGTCCGCAGCCTCAATCTCTCGGTCAGCGCTGCTGTTGGCTTGCTAGAAGCACGGCGGCAGCTCGGGCATCTCGACGCGCGACCGCCAGCGGATAACGATTAA
- a CDS encoding LysM peptidoglycan-binding domain-containing M23 family metallopeptidase produces MVPQPGSDALAVGRLPDRSVLGDVSSESDREIYIEPLQAIASPNNPVDARRFASYRVRPGDTLWGLSRRYEIAPATLAAVNNLDANALLRIDQVLRIPVSTTALKDFPTVSATSALSPQVLPSPERSQSVEVASQLLNESQVLPPLANQDALALLPTLPLFAAPENAFGPTAPGLPISGASFTVAPTLLPAESPQLLEPEVAESVARSIAPAPITTADDTLAAQIVHRVRRGDTLYGIARRYGVLPNEILALNRLSNPNQLIVGRELRIPSRAIALNAAVAGGDRTWTAIQSPAVDSAPEQQTFHVNRLRADITRLRQEYRLHQVRIRESASAVEPKASGLSTPTSLVNLPTGPVAVAPVEINAYNRTLDTPVGRSVSPDLPPLSSPDEHLPDGADAFAGYIWPARGVLTSGYGMRWGRMHRGIDIAAPVGTPIFAASSGEVVVAGWNAGGYGNIVKLRHGDGSVTLYAHNSRIVVRRGQRVRQGQQIAEMGSTGRSSGPHLHFEIHPGGRGATNPITLLPRNK; encoded by the coding sequence ATGGTTCCCCAGCCAGGGAGTGATGCCCTTGCAGTCGGGCGGCTGCCCGATCGCTCAGTACTGGGGGACGTGTCGTCTGAGTCAGATCGCGAAATCTACATCGAGCCGCTTCAGGCGATCGCGAGCCCCAACAATCCGGTTGACGCGCGCCGCTTTGCGTCCTACCGCGTGCGACCTGGCGATACGCTTTGGGGGCTTTCGCGGCGATACGAGATCGCCCCTGCCACCCTAGCAGCCGTTAACAATCTCGACGCTAATGCGCTACTGCGGATCGATCAGGTATTGCGCATACCTGTCTCCACCACAGCGTTAAAGGACTTTCCGACGGTTTCAGCAACGTCAGCGCTTTCGCCACAGGTGCTGCCCTCGCCGGAACGATCCCAGTCCGTTGAGGTTGCCTCGCAGTTGTTGAACGAGTCGCAAGTGTTGCCGCCGCTGGCAAACCAAGATGCCCTCGCATTGCTGCCGACACTACCGTTGTTTGCCGCTCCCGAAAATGCCTTTGGACCCACCGCACCTGGATTGCCTATTTCTGGAGCGAGCTTCACGGTTGCACCAACGCTACTGCCTGCCGAGTCGCCGCAATTGCTGGAACCCGAGGTTGCCGAATCAGTTGCACGTTCGATTGCTCCTGCACCCATCACAACGGCTGACGATACCCTTGCGGCACAGATAGTACATCGCGTTCGCCGCGGCGACACTCTTTATGGCATTGCCCGGCGTTATGGTGTTTTGCCCAACGAGATTCTTGCCCTCAATCGCCTGAGTAACCCCAACCAGCTAATCGTCGGTCGCGAGTTGCGAATTCCGTCGCGCGCAATCGCCCTCAATGCAGCGGTTGCCGGTGGCGATCGGACTTGGACTGCAATTCAGTCGCCGGCCGTCGATTCGGCACCCGAGCAGCAAACCTTTCATGTGAACCGCTTGCGCGCTGACATCACGCGTTTGCGCCAGGAATACCGCTTACATCAGGTCCGCATCCGCGAAAGTGCCTCGGCTGTCGAGCCAAAGGCTAGCGGTCTCTCCACCCCGACAAGCTTGGTGAACCTGCCCACGGGCCCGGTCGCCGTTGCTCCAGTAGAGATAAATGCGTACAATCGTACGTTGGATACTCCCGTCGGTCGGTCGGTATCGCCCGATTTGCCGCCACTGTCCTCCCCGGACGAGCACCTACCGGATGGAGCGGATGCTTTCGCAGGCTATATCTGGCCGGCCAGAGGCGTTCTTACCTCGGGCTATGGCATGCGCTGGGGTCGGATGCATCGCGGCATCGATATTGCCGCACCGGTCGGGACGCCAATTTTTGCTGCCAGCAGTGGTGAAGTGGTTGTAGCAGGCTGGAACGCCGGCGGTTATGGCAACATAGTGAAACTGCGCCACGGCGACGGCAGCGTAACGCTATACGCCCACAACAGCCGTATCGTGGTCCGACGCGGGCAGCGCGTGCGTCAAGGTCAGCAAATTGCAGAAATGGGGAGTACGGGACGCAGCTCGGGTCCACACCTCCACTTCGAGATTCACCCGGGCGGTCGGGGTGCAACCAACCCAATTACATTGCTGCCTCGCAATAAGTAG
- a CDS encoding DMT family transporter: MHRPSSPPATSIVVAILTLGVFAVSTAAIFIRLSMVAAANTSIGFSLFVSATRLLFAALLVLPTWSGIRQPSVTSRATRYAIAAGACLCVHFATWITSLAFTSIAASVTLVTTNPIWVALLAWAFLGEKPTRASGLGIAIAIAGGALIAYGDADSGLAGSNPLLGDLLALVGAWAASAYFLLGREAQRCGLGIGNYVAIAYSTAALLLLPLPWLFGGRYTGHPSSVYFYILAMAIVSQIGGHTSFNWAVRWISPTLVALAILFEPVGSSLLGFVVFGEVPAPAVLFGAIVLLLGVGLAVRGSQMQNPPATSTGEW, from the coding sequence ATGCACCGTCCCTCGTCCCCACCTGCTACCTCAATCGTCGTTGCCATCTTGACCCTCGGCGTCTTCGCCGTCTCAACTGCCGCTATTTTCATCCGCCTCAGTATGGTGGCAGCTGCCAACACCAGCATCGGCTTCAGCCTGTTCGTCTCCGCCACGCGCCTACTCTTTGCCGCCCTGCTCGTTCTCCCTACCTGGAGCGGCATCCGACAACCATCCGTTACGTCCCGCGCCACCAGGTACGCGATCGCGGCCGGCGCGTGTCTGTGCGTCCACTTCGCAACTTGGATTACTTCGCTTGCCTTTACTTCAATTGCTGCTTCGGTGACTCTCGTAACCACCAATCCCATCTGGGTTGCGCTGCTGGCCTGGGCGTTTCTCGGCGAGAAACCGACGCGCGCGTCCGGTCTGGGCATCGCCATCGCGATCGCGGGCGGCGCTCTTATTGCCTATGGCGACGCCGATAGCGGTTTGGCTGGCAGCAACCCGCTGCTTGGGGACCTGTTGGCACTGGTCGGCGCGTGGGCGGCTAGCGCCTATTTCCTGCTCGGGCGCGAGGCACAGCGGTGCGGCTTGGGCATTGGCAACTACGTTGCGATTGCCTACTCCACAGCAGCTCTGTTGCTGCTGCCGCTGCCCTGGCTGTTTGGCGGCAGATATACCGGGCACCCCAGCTCAGTGTATTTCTACATTCTGGCCATGGCAATTGTCTCTCAAATCGGCGGTCACACCAGTTTCAACTGGGCCGTACGCTGGATTTCACCGACGTTGGTGGCTCTGGCAATTTTGTTCGAGCCGGTTGGCTCGAGCCTTCTCGGGTTTGTTGTCTTCGGGGAAGTACCCGCCCCTGCCGTGCTTTTCGGTGCGATCGTACTGTTGCTCGGAGTCGGGTTAGCAGTCAGGGGTAGTCAGATGCAAAACCCACCAGCAACAAGTACGGGCGAGTGGTGA
- a CDS encoding YHS domain-containing (seleno)protein translates to MYTDPEAGDNLAIRGYDPVAYFVEGKPVEGESSLQYQWNGATWQFANEANLAQFTANPEAFAPQYGGYCAKALSDNNLASSIPEAWKIVDGKLYLNYSMEAQEEWLQDVPGKIAKGDEFWPGILETAGVIYYDTVGAVQL, encoded by the coding sequence ATTTATACCGACCCCGAAGCGGGGGACAACCTGGCGATTCGCGGTTACGACCCCGTGGCGTACTTCGTCGAGGGCAAGCCGGTAGAAGGCGAAAGCTCTCTGCAGTACCAGTGGAATGGTGCAACCTGGCAATTTGCTAACGAAGCAAATCTCGCGCAATTCACGGCTAACCCGGAAGCCTTTGCACCGCAGTACGGTGGCTACTGTGCCAAAGCTTTGAGCGATAACAACCTAGCCTCGTCGATTCCCGAAGCGTGGAAGATTGTCGATGGCAAGCTGTATCTCAACTACAGCATGGAAGCCCAAGAAGAATGGTTGCAGGACGTGCCGGGCAAGATTGCCAAAGGCGATGAATTCTGGCCAGGGATCCTCGAGACTGCAGGTGTTATCTACTACGACACTGTTGGCGCCGTTCAGCTCTAG